The nucleotide window AAGTATGTCTGTAATACCTGAAAAGCAGATACTGCACTTGGAAGCGCTTTGTGTCTTCTGTAGGTAACTCTGTGGATTCCAGTGTGATGGGTATCTCACATAGCTTACTTTCTTCCCCAAGCAGTTCCACTGGCTTCTGACATACGATGAACTCATCTAATTCAAGCTGTAAAGTATGTGTTGAAGGACTTTCATCTCTCACACCTGAGCAATGAAAATGCTATCTTAATTGTTCAAACCATTCCACTCGGCAGTAAGAAAATGGTATGACATAATATCAATTAAACGCTCCAATTACAGCTAGCTAGCTAGCACTGGCTTCCTCAAACCACAAGATTTTGAAAACAACCATGCTAGAAGATGGGAACAATTCCTATTTAAGCCTCAAAAGTCTGAATACTTAAGAGTCAagatttctggggaaaaaaaacccaaacaggtAAACCGTTCATTAGAAGGCGAGTCCAAGGCAACCAGAGCCGCAAATGGCTGGTCATCAAAAAATGTTGACTTTTGCCTGAAGAGGTTTTGAGAAGGCAGAGGCAGCTATCAGAGGAAGTTGTATTGTCTTAAACTCACTTAAGTCCTGGAAAGCAAATCCTAATAACACTCACAAAGTAACTGGAACTTTTCTATGCAGttttcagtaataaaaacaaCTGGGGATAGGACGCCACTATCTGGAAAAGATCCATGTTCACTCAGTTAAGAACATTACATTTATATTGTTCCCACCTGAAGAGTCTTATTTACCTTTAAATTTTTTCTAGGTGCAGTTTCCATTCCTAAAAGACCATCCTTTTAAGTTTCTTCAGTTATAAAGAAAGGACCTTCCTAAGGTTTGTTGGTGTTGATCTGATACATATACGTTTGGAAAAGTGGGAATTGATAATTCATTACATACAGATTGCTATCTGTACACCTATTTCTGGGATTTCTAGAATTCTAAGGCAAGCCCCCAAGTAAGATAACGGCCTGAAAAAGGAGAATGTGCTTTATTATGGCAGGTTCCGAGCCTAACAGTTACAAAAGCACACAGACATCACAACAGAAACATTCTTAATTGTGTAAGTCAGTTACTTAGGCAGTGACACTGATAGAATTTTTCTGAACACAGCACACTGAACTACTACCACTTTAACTTGGCCCATTGTGGCACCGTACAACAGGGACCTAATTCTGTGTCTGCAGATGCTGTACTACCCTCTAAGTGTGATGGCATATTAGTATGAAATGTTACCTCCAACGGCAGGTTGGTACAACTTTTCACGCCCTAGATTATTCAGCTGATAGTCAGTGATAGGACGatgtggaaatattttctgaagggCAAAGACCCTGTTTGAGACTACTTTCAGAACAACAGGAATCAACTAGCAGATTCttggagataaaaaaaaaaaataaaaataaaaatttaaattatttcagcacCTACCTCCATCCTCAGCCTTTTCTGGTGCACTGACTCCCTGAGCACATTGCTTTGTCCTGTCTGCACTTTGCTGAACCAGTTCCAGTTTCAGGATTAGAACATCCAGCTCTGTTGTTACAGCTATATGTCTGGCACAAAATGCAACTTCAGCAGGAATGAGGTTATCAATGTGCAAAATTAAGGAGCGTTCAAAATCTAACACAGTCAAATTCTGGTTTATGACCAGGTATTTCAAACAGAACATGACTAGTTTATTCTTGCAGCCCACAAGAAGATCTCCATTCACAGGACAACATGAAATGCACAGTGGAGGATCCGAAAGTGGCATTTCAACAACTGACATCTGTTCTTTTAAGGTTTCACTGTATGACTCTTCCATCTTGTGACCAACCATCCGAACACACACGCGAGCACTCCCTGAAGACATGCATCTCCAGTTCATATACGCTCTTAGGAaagttgctttgcttttttcttcaattgTCACCAGATAGTCTCCTTAAAAGAAAGCATACTGATATATCATTAAAAAATAGAGCACAGTTTCTGAGCTCTTTACCTGCTGTAGTATGCTACAAAGAACATCAAGTCTCAACTCTtacaaaaaattccaaaaacaGTTTTCACCGATTTTTCCCTAATTAAATACAAAGTGCAAATTTCTTTGCTGGGTGGCACACACTTCACACACCAGTAAAAAGCAGGATTTACAGATGTAGATCCAGGGTAACTCCTATGTGAATTATCTCTATGAGTTGTGACTGCAGACAAGGTCCCCCACTCCCCGCCTCCTCACACCCATTAATGAGGAAATGTTTTGTTCTCTACAGACCATGGAAAGCAATAGACTTATGAAGAGCTGTGGGATCGGCTGGAACGACCACCCACTCCGTgctctaaaaacaaaaaacaaaaaaccaaaagcaggGAAGGGGGCACAGACCGCAACCGAGGCGGAGGCAGACGACGAAGGGAGATGCGGCCCGTACCCTCTCTGCAGGCTCAAGCGCTGCCGGCGCTGGGACCGGCCCGCGCTTCCCAGCCCGGGCCGCTGGGCAGCCCGCTCCAGCAGGCGCGCCCTACCTCGAGCTCGGAGGGAGCCTGAGAAGGAGCCTGAGGGGAAGTCTGAGGCAGACACGGGTGGGAGGGCCAGGTCGTCCTCCCGCGGCGGAGCCCGAGCGGCTTTGTTCGCCGCCCGCCACccaccggccccggccccggccccggccccggccccggccccggcccgaGCGGCCCGCCATCCCCGCCCGGCGGACCCTCAGGGCCGGTCCACGCACTCGAGCCTGACACGTCCCGGCCTCCCCAGCCGAGCACTGACGGACCCAGCGGTCGCCGGGACTGACCTGCCGAGCTGTGCGCCATGCGCAGCACGGGACCCAGCGTGGCGAAGGAGCCCAGGGCCTCGCAGCGGCCCTGTTCGCGCACGGCGAACACCTCCACCCTACAGCTGGCCGCCGTGCTGGCCACGAACAGCACGTCTTGGCCGCAGCAGAAGTGCGCCGGTTCTTGCTTGCAGGGCACTACTCGCTGCGACCCGAAAGGGTGCAGGTTGTAAAGCTGCACCATGGTCCCGAAAGTTTCGGCCGCAGCAGCGGAGACAGCACTCACCGCCTCTTGGGGCGGCGCCCTGCACTTCCGCggtgggcagagctgcctccGCGCGGCGCTGTGCGAGGGCGGGTGCGGCCGTGTGCGGCTGCCCCGGGGCAGGTACCCTCGTACGGGGTTCGGTGTGGCCTTAGCGTGACTCCGTTGCTGTGTGAGCACTGCCAGGAATCCTCCGTCATGGCAGAGCAGCGCTATACACTGGCGGAGCTCTCGAGGGGGAAGATAAACTGGAAGTGATCCTTGAGGAGTGTGAGACGGACTGGGAACGGTGACTGATAAATGGAAGACCTTGCTGACGGGTGTTTGGTCGGTGGTTTGTGTGCGGATCGGCTTTTACTCGGGCACGGCTTGGAGCAGCTACCGCCGGCAGCAGCGTGCCTAATGCATTAGGCTGCTGAAACCTGGGTTCTTTCAGTCTCCGAGACAAAACCAGAgacttttttgtatttaaatacagCAATTCTTtcttaataacaaaaaaaaaaaaaaaaaagattcacaCCCCAACCAataaaccccccaaacaaaagCCTAGTTATTTCACAGAATAGTCCCAGTTGTAAGGGACCCAACAAGGATCACTAAGTCCAACTCTTAGCTGAATGGCCTGTATGGGGATTGAAACCACAACCTTGGTGCtgttagcaccatgctctaaccaacgGGTTCAGCACTTTTTACATAAGCCAAGTGTTCCATGATAGAGCTGCTTCCATATGTCTCTAAAGCTTTATTCATGTGACCATACTGGTAAaggatattaattttttttttttactaggcCAATGTTGGAAGGTAAAAATTACCATGCACTTTTAAAGCAGGTAACAGAtccactaccaaaacctgccATCTCAAATGGTCCTTCCCTCATGAATACACACATTAatagtgaagaagaaaaagcagcagtatAATCTCTGGAACTTTATTTAGaaacacatttgaaaacaaacagggTTCTGcaattggttttttttggtaaataaatTTTTCCAGGCTTTAGTTTTCTCAATATTCATCTCCTTCTTCAGCCTCTGCTTCTACCGAGTCTAGGCCAACTTCTTCATAATCTTTCTCAAGGGCAGCAAGGTCTTCCCGGGCTTCCGAAAATtctccttcctccatcccttccccaaCATACCAATGCACAAAGGCACGCTTAGTATACATGAGATCAAATTTGTGGTCGAGCCGAGCCCATGCTTCTGCAATAGCAGTTGTGTTGCTCAGCATACACACAGCCCGCTGCACCTTGGCAAGGTCAGCACCTGGCACCACAGTTGGAGGCTGGTAGTTAATGCCCACcttcaagaaaacaaatgagaacTTTCCTTAGCAGTGCTAAGGCTTAAAGACTCATTTCTGTTAACAATCAAAAATCACCATGATTACAAATAAAATAGCTTAGAGTTATTTTGCActttatcaaaatatttaacaggGAGATTACAACATTGTAGTATGACTGTCACCTCTGAAGACTACACAATTCCTAATCATTTAGATATCGAGCACTTAAAAGGCTACATACCTTGAATCCAGTTGGGCACCAATCCACAAACTGAATGGTACGTTTAGTCTTGATAGTGGCAATGGCTGCATTGACATCTTTGGGCACAACATCGCCTCTGTATAACATGCAGCAGGCCATGTACTTGCCATGGCGAGGGTCACATTTGACCATCTGGTTGGCTGGTTCAAAGCATGCGTGGGTAATTTCAGCCACAGATAACTGCTCATGATATGCTTTTTCAGCAGAGATGATAGGGGCATATGTTACCAAGGGGAAATGGATTCGTGGGTATGGAACCAGGTTAGTTTGAAATTCTGTCAGATCTACATTGAGGGCTCCATCAAAACGCAGTGAGGCTGTGATGGATGAAACAATTTGCCCAATTAATCGGTTTAAATTTGTGTAAGTAGGACGGCCAATGTCCAGGTTACGACGACATATATCGTAAATGGCTTCATTATCTACCATAAAGGCACAGTCTGAATGCTCTAATGTTGTGTGGGTAGTTAGAATTGAGTTGTAGGGTTCCACTACAGCAGTGGAAACTTGTGGTGCTGGATAAATTGCAAACTCCAGCTTAGATTTCTTGCCATAGTCAACAGACAGCCTTTCCATGAGCAGTGATGCAAACCCTGAACCAGTGCCTCCTCCAAAACTATGAAAGATAAGGAAGCCTTGCAGCCCTGTGCATAAATCAGCCTATAATGAGttgaaaaaaatgagagaaaaagaagttattgctggttttggagaaatcagtattaaaataatcattcaaaataatttctgtcatAAGTTAGCTAGTTTTacattgttaaaataaaaaaaacagtGTTCTTGAAAGGTCCTGATTTAACTgcttgaatttttatttaaaggggGCCCAGGGCAggcaaggaaataaaaggtttattttgttttgaacaaTTAACTATGCATAAACTTCTtaacaaaaaaccagcaaaccaTCAATATAGCTAGCTATAGAGCTGcatcaattattttaaatactaacTTGCAGCATGAATCCTTACCAGTTTGCGAATGCGGTCTAGCACTAGATCAACGATCTCTTTTCCGATGGTATAATGGCCTCTGGCATAATTATTGGCTGCATCTTCTTTCCCAGTAAtgagctgctcaggatggaataACTGCCTATACGTGCCTGTACGCACTTCatctacaaaaaaacccacaatacCTCATCATAAGTTTGATCTGTTCagttctgtgtgtgctgcctAGTGACTACACACAAAGCACGTGTGTCAAAAGAGTGTAGACAGCATCTCTGACTACACACAGCTTTGTCTGACTAGTCTTAAGAAGTTGGCACCACTTCTGCCCCTTTGTTTCAGGGTAAACATCAGGCACACACAAAGCAGTATTTGTACTCAATGAACACAGAGATCACTCAGAAAACTACATTACAGGTACAGACATGATACTGGACAGCACTCAAACAAAACTCTGTATGCAGTGCAGCAGTCTGGAAAGATGATCCAGATCGTAAAGAAGTTCTCTTGTTTTCCAGATATTGTTACCTGTAGACCATTatgtaatttctttcaaataacaATAACCTCAAATGTCAAAACAGCATCCagacacacattttaaaatctgtagtGTTCTATAGAAACAAAATAAGACAGTGGGGAATCTGTAACGGATCCTCACTTTTTCACTTAAGACCTTTAATGTTGGGTACATACCAACTACGGTTGGCTCTAGGTCAACAAACACTGCTCTCGGAACATGTTTACCGGCTCCTGTCTCACTGAAGAAAGTGTTAAATGAATCATCTCCACGTCCCATTGTATTATCACTAGGCACTTGACCATCAGGCTGGATCCCATGTTCAAGACAATACAATTCCCAACATGCATTGCCAATCTGAACACCAGCCTGACCAACATGGATGGATATGCATTCACGCTGCAAAGTAAAAAGAGAATGATAATGAGACATGGGGCTACCTGCCCATGGGTTGTACTTTCTATGATCTTCCTTTTCTGCAATGAATATTCCCTGTT belongs to Corvus moneduloides isolate bCorMon1 chromosome 10, bCorMon1.pri, whole genome shotgun sequence and includes:
- the LOC116449046 gene encoding tubulin alpha-3 chain-like, with amino-acid sequence MRECISIHVGQAGVQIGNACWELYCLEHGIQPDGQVPSDNTMGRGDDSFNTFFSETGAGKHVPRAVFVDLEPTVVDEVRTGTYRQLFHPEQLITGKEDAANNYARGHYTIGKEIVDLVLDRIRKLADLCTGLQGFLIFHSFGGGTGSGFASLLMERLSVDYGKKSKLEFAIYPAPQVSTAVVEPYNSILTTHTTLEHSDCAFMVDNEAIYDICRRNLDIGRPTYTNLNRLIGQIVSSITASLRFDGALNVDLTEFQTNLVPYPRIHFPLVTYAPIISAEKAYHEQLSVAEITHACFEPANQMVKCDPRHGKYMACCMLYRGDVVPKDVNAAIATIKTKRTIQFVDWCPTGFKVGINYQPPTVVPGADLAKVQRAVCMLSNTTAIAEAWARLDHKFDLMYTKRAFVHWYVGEGMEEGEFSEAREDLAALEKDYEEVGLDSVEAEAEEGDEY